The DNA region GAAGTCCCGGCCGCGGACGATCATCTTCTGGTAGACGCTGTAGTAGTGCTTCGGCCGGCCGGTGACGGTGGCCTTGATACGGGCGGCCCGCAGGTCGGCCTGGACCTCGTCGGTCACTATCGCGAGGTACTCGTCCCGCTTGGGCGCGCGCTCGGCGACGAGCCGGACGATCTCGTCGTACATCTTGGGGTAGAGGATCGCGAAGGCGAGGTCCTCCAGCTCCCACTTGATGGTGTTCATGCCCAGCCGGTGCGCCAGCGGGGCGTAGATCTCCAGGGTCTCGCGGGCCTTCTTCTCCTGCTTCTCCCGCTTGAGGTAGCGCATGGTGCGCATGTTGTGCAGGCGGTCGGCGAGCTTGATGACGAGGACCCGGGGGTCCTTGGCCATGGCGACGACCATCTTGCGGACGGTCTCGGCCTGCGCGGCCTCGCCGAACTTGACCTTGTCGAGCTTGGTGACGCCGTCGACGAGGAGGGCGACCTGGTCGCCGAAGTCGCGGCGCAGGTCCTCCAGGCCGTACTCGGTGTCCTCGACGGTGTCGTGGAGGAGTCCGGCCATCAGCGTCGCCGGGTCCATGCCGAGCTCGGCGAGGATCGTGGTGACGGCGAGCGGGTGGGTGATGTACGGGTCGCCGCTCTTGCGCTTCTGGCCGCGGTGCCAGCGCTCGGCGACCTGGTAGGCGCGCTCGACCTGGCGCAGGGTCGCCGTCTCGATCTTCGGGTCGTTGGAGCGGACGATCCGCAGCAGCGGTTCGAGGACCGGGTTGTACGGGGACGAGCGCTGGACGCCGAGGCGGGCGAGCCGGGCCCGGACGCGGCTGGAGGAGCCGCCGGAGCGGGCGGGCGGGGCCGGCGTGGGCCGGGCGGACGGGGCCGGAGCGGGCGCCGCGGGCCGGGGCCTGTTCTCCGCGGGCGGGTTCTGGGGCGCGGCTGTGCCCTGCGCGGCCTGGTCGGCCTGCTTGTCGGGCTGCGCGGCGGAGAGTGGCTGGGCCTCGTCTGGCAAGAGCGCTCCTCGGGCATTTCCGGGTCCCCCGGTCAGGCCCGGAAAGGCCATCGTATCGAGCCGGGAGCACCTGTGCTCACGTGCCTGCGAGCTGAGACGGCGCCGGGACCTGTTTCCGGGCTGTGTCCGAAAAACGACGGGGGCGGCCCGGGGATTCCCCGGGCCGCCCCTCGTACGAGGGCAGACCGGACCTCGTACGGGTCGTACCGCCTCCGGTACGGGTCCGGCCGCGGTACGGGTCCGGCCGGCCCTCGTACGGGGCCGGTGCCGCGCGGACGCGCGCCGCGACGTGGAACCGCCCCGGTCCGAGGCGGTGAGCCTCGGGCCGGGGCGGTTCCTGTACGGGTCGGACGGTGGCCCGTCAGACCGTGATGAGCGCGGTAAGCGGTGCGCCGCCGAGGGCGGGCTCCAGGCGGGCCCGGCCCGGCAGGAAGCCGAGCTCCATGAGGACGGCGACGCCGGCGACCTCGGCCCCGGCGCGCCGGATGAGCTCGATGGAGGCCTCGGCGGTGCCGCCGGTGGCGAGGACGTCGTCGATGACCATGACGCGGTCGCCCGCTGCCAGGTCCTCGGCGTGCACCTCGATCTCGGCGGTGCCGTACTCCAGCTCGTACGCCTGCCGCAGGGTGGCCCCGGGCAGCTTTCCGGCCTTGCGGACCGGGATGAAGCCCAGGCCCGCGCGGACGGCGACGGGCGCGGCCAGGATGAAGCCGCGGGCCTCCAGACCCACGATCTTCGTCGCGCCGTGCGCGGCGCACAGCCCGGCCAGCACGTCGGTGAGCGCCGTGAACGCCTCCGGGTCCGCGAGCAGCGGGGTGATGTCCTTGAACAGCACTCCGGGCTTCGGGTAGTCGGGAACGTCCCGGATCCGGCTGAGCAGCAGCTCGGTGGTGCGCTGCGCCTCGGCCGTCATCCGCGCCGCCCGGTGGAGCGGCCGCGGCGGCCGTGCTGGCCGACGACGGCCGGCTCGGCGTCCGTCACGTCCGCCGGGTCGGCGTCGAGCGCCTCGCCCTTGGCGGCCGCGGCGGCCCGCTTGGCGAGGACGCGCTTCTTCAGGGCCTTCATCGCCGGCTCGCGCTCCTTGAGGTCGGCGACGAGCGGGGTGGCGATGAAGATCGAGGAGTACGCACCGGCGGCGAGACCCACGAACAGCGACAGCGAGATGTCGTTCAGCATGCCGGCGCCGAGGACGCCGCCGCCGATGAAGAGCAGGCCGGCGACCGGGAGCAGGGCCACGACCGTGGTGTTGATCGAACGGACCAGGGTGCCGTTGATCGAGCGGTTCGCGATGTCGCTGTAGGTCCAGCGGGTCTGCTTGGTGATGTCCTTCGTCTGCTCCTTGAGCGAGTCGAAGACGACGACCGTGTCGTAGAGCGAGTAACCGAGGATCGTCAGCAGACCGATGACCGTGCCGACCGTGACCTCGAAGCCGACCAGCGAGTAGATGCCGACGGTGATGGTGAGGTCGTGGATCAGCGCGACAAGCGCCGCGACGGCCATCCGCCACTCGAAGGCGATCGCCAGGTAGATCACCACGAGGATCATGAAGATCCCGAGGCCGGTCCAGGCCTTGTTGGCGATCTGCTCGCCCCAGCTCGGGCCGACGAGCTCGGCCGCGATCTTCGGCTCGGGGACGTTCAGGTCCTTGGCGAGCTCCGCGCGGACCTGGTCGGACTTGGCGGTGTCGAGGCCGCCGACCTGGATGCGCAGGGAGCCGCTGCCGAGCTTCTGGACGACCGCCGGGTGGCCGGAGGCCTCCTCGGCGTACTCCTGGGCCTGGGAGACGGAGACGTCCGACTTCGGGGTGGTGAAGACGGCGCCGCCCTGGAACTCGATGCCCATGTTCAGGCCGCGCACCGCGAGGGCGACGATGGCCGTGATCGTGATGAGGATCGAGATGCCGTACCAGATACGGCGGTTGCCGATGAAGTCGTAGCCGACCTCACCGCGGTGGAGTCGGGCGCCGAGATCGCCGAGCTTCGACATCTCACGCCTCCTTCGGGTCGACGGGGCCGGCGGGGGCGGAGGTGCGGCGCGTGCGGCGCAGCGGCGGCTTGGCGCCGAGGCTCTTCGGGTCGAGGCCGGACAGCTTGTGGCCGTTGCCGAAGAACTTGGTGCGGGCCACCAGCGTCATCACCGGCTTGGTGAAGAGGAACACCACCACGATGTCGAGCAGCGTGGTCAGACCGAGGGTGAACGCGAAGCCCTGGACCTTGCCGACGGTGACGATGAAGAGCACCGCGGCGGCGAGGAACGACACGAAGTCGGAGACCAGGATGGTGCGGCGGGCCCGCGGCCAGGCGCGCTCGACGGCCGGGCGCAGGGTCCGGCCCTCGCGGATCTCGTCGCGGATGCGCTCGAAGTACACGATGAACGAGTCGGCGGTGATGCCGATGGCGACGATGGCACCGCAGACGGCCGGCAGGTTCAGCGCGAAGCCGATGGCCGGGCCGAGCAGCGACATGATCACGTAGGTGAGCAGGGCCGAGACGCCGAGGCTGGCGATCGCGATGAGCGACAGGCCACGGTAGTAGGCCACCAGGTAGATGATGACCAGGGCGAGGCCGATGGCGCCGGCGATCAGACCGGCCTGCAGCTGCTCGCCGCCGAGGGCGGCGGTGACGGTGTCGACGCTCTGGGTCTCGAAGGAGAGCGGCAGGGCACCGTAGGACAGGATGTTGCCGAGGTCCTGGGCCGACTGCTGGTTGAAGCTGCCGGAGATCTCGGCGCTGGCGCTCAGCGTCTGGCGCACCGACGGGGCCGAGACGACCTCGCCGTCGAGGACGATGGCGAACTGGTTCAGCGGCTCGGTCTGCGCCGACAGCTTGCTGGTGATCTTCTGGAACTTCTTCGAACCGGAGTCCGTGAAGTCCATGGTCACGATCCACATGCCGCGCTGCTGGTCGAAGACGCCCGCGGCGTCGTCGACGTCCTTGCCGTCGACCTCGGCCGGGCCGAGCAGGTACTTCTCCCACTGGCCGATCGAGTTCTTGCCACAGGCGACGGTGGTGTCGGTGGGCTTGACGCCCACGCCGGCGGCGCTGCGCTGCTTGGGGTCGAGGCAGTTGAGCGCCGCGAACTTCTGCTGCAGGGCGGCGGTCGCCGCGTCGGCGGTCGGCGTGGGGGCCGGCGGCGTGGTGGCCTTCGGCGCGCCGGAGGCGCTCGCGGTCGGCGTCGGGCTCGGGGCCTTCAGGGCCTCGGAGACCGCGCGGCCCTGGGTGGAGGCGCTCGCCGACGGGGTGGCGGACTTCTTGTCCTTGCCCTGGTCCGCGGTGGCGCCGGAGGGCTTCGCCGACGGAGTGGCCGAGCCGCTCGGGGTGGCGCTCGGGTTCGGCGCGGGCTGCTCGGCCGCGGCGACGGCCAGGACCGGCCGGAAGTACAGCTGGGCGGTGGTGCCGACCTGCTCGCGAGCCTGCTTCTCGTTCGATCCCCGCGGGATGTTCACGATGATGTTCTCGCGGCCCTGGGTCTGGACCTCGGCCTCGGAGACACCCAGACCATTGACACGGCGCTCGATGATGCCGACCGCGGTGTTCATGTTGGTCTCGTTGACGGCGGACTCCTGTCCGGGCTCCGCCTTCGCCTTGAGCGTGATCGACGTGCCGCCGGCGAGGTCGATGCCCAGGCGCGGGGTGGTGTGCCCCGACCAGAACATGCCGCCGGTGAGCGCGACCATGGCGATCACAATGAGTGCCAGGGCGCGGCCCGGCCGGCTCTGGCCCCCCGCCGGCCTTCGGCCCTTCTTCGGTGCTGCCACCTGTCGTTTCTCCCTGTCCAAACCGCCCCGCGCCGGGTGGGCGCGCGACGGCCACGAAGTGTGTGTGGGGACCTGCCCCCGCAGACCTGGAACCGTTCCGGGGCGGCGGACGCCGGTGGGCGTCCGCTTGCACCCCGGAGGCGATTACTTCGCCTCGGTCTCCCCGTCGGCCTTGCCGTCCTTCTCGACCTCGGCGTCCGCCGGAGCGGCGTCCTTCTTGGTCAGGTCGGCCTTGGCCGCCCCCTCCTGGCCCTTGGCGTCGTCGGCGTCCCCGGTGAGCGAGGAGGCGTCGTCCGGAACGACGGCGTCGGTCTCGCTGTCGTCGTCACCGTGGACGATCCGGTTGTACTCGGAGTCCTCGAGGACCGCGCCGATCGCGTTCTTGGCGTAGACCGCGTGCACGCCGGGCGCGACCTCGAGGAGAACGGTCTCGTCGCCGATCTCCTTGACGGTGGCGTACATCCCCCCGATGGTGCGTACGCCGGTGCCGGGCTGCATTTCGTTCCGCATCTGAGCCGCCTGCGCCTGCTTCTTCTTGGCGGAGCGGGTCATCAGGAACATGGCCCCGATGAGGACGATGAAGGGGAGGAGGGTCACGATGTTCACGGGACGGGTTTCCTTCGCACGGTCGCGGAGGAACCGCGGCCTGATCTTCGGGGGTGGGTACGCCGACCAGAAAGGGCGGCAACGGCGGAGTCTAGGCGAGTCCGCATCGATGGAACAACGCCCAGCATGGCACCGTGGTTCCTGACCGGGCGACTATCCGCGCCGTCACCCCTTCGTCACATCCCGAACAGCCCCGCTTGTCCCTTTCCCCCTCCGCTTCCGGCCCCGCCCGGGCCCGCTGCCTGCGGCGGAACCAGTCCGAGGTGGCTCCAGGCGGCGGGCGTGGCGACCCGGCCACGGGGCGTGCGCGCGAGCAGTCCCTCCCGTACGAGGAAGGGCTCGGCGACCTCCTCGACGGTCTCGCGCTCCTCGCCGACCGCGACCGCGAGGGTGGACAGGCCGACCGGGCCGCCGCCGAAGAGCTTGAGCAGCGCCTCCAGGACCGCGCGGTCGAGGCGGTCGAGGCCGCGGCTGTCCACCTCGTACACGCCGAGGGCGGCGGCGGCGATCTCGCGGGTGATCATGCCGTCGGCCTTGACCTGGGCGTAGTCGCGGACGCGGCGGAGCAGCCGGTTGGCGATGCGCGGGGTGCCGCGGGAGCGGCCGGCGATCTCGGCGGCGCCGGCCGGGTCGACGGCGACGTCGAGGAGTCCGGCGGAGCGGGTGACGACCCGCTCCAGCTCGTGCGGCTCGTAGAACTCCATGTGGGCGGTGAAGCCGAAGCGGTCGCGCAGCGGGGGCGGCAGCAGGCCGGCCCGGGTGGTGGCGCCGACCAGGGTGAAGGGCGGCAGGTCGAGCGGGATGGCGGTGGCGCCGGGGCCCTTGCCGACGATGACGTCGACGCGGAAGTCCTCCATCGCCATGTAGAGCATCTCCTCGGCGGGCCGGGACATCCGGTGGATCTCGTCGAGGAAGAGGATCTCGCCCTCCTGGAGGGAGGAGAGGATCGCGGCGAGGTCGCCGGCGTGCTGGATGGCGGGGCCGGAGGTGATCCGGATCGGCGCGTTCATCTCCGCGGCGATGATCATCGACAGGGTCGTCTTGCCGAGGCCGGGGGCGCCGGAGAGCAGCACGTGGTCGGCGGTGGCGCCGCGCTGGCGGGCGGCCCTGAGGACCAGGTCGAGCTGCTGGCGCACCTTCTCCTGGCCGATGAACTCGCCCAGGTCCTTGGGGCGCAGCGCGGCCTCGACAGCCTGGTCGTCGCCCTCGGCGGCGGCGCCGACGATCCGCTCCGCGGCGGTGTCCGTCTCGTCGTCCCAGTTCACGTGGTCTGCCTTCGTGGTGGTGGTGCGGTGGAAAATCCAGCCCGCTGGGGGTCCCCTCACGCCGCCAGGCGTAGGGGGAGTTTGAGGCGCGGGGGTCCGGGGGCGGAGCCCCCGGTTTCGGGATGGGGGTACCTCCCGGGCGAAGCCCAGGGGGAGGGCGGGGTGGGGTGAGGCCCCGCGCAGCGGCATCCGTCAGCGCGCCCGGTTCAGGCTCTGCAGCGCCGCCCGGAGCAGCTGCGGGACCGGGGCCGAGCCGCCGGAGGCGATCGCGGCCTCGGCCTGCGGGGTGACGGCGGCGACGGCCTCCTCGGCCTCGCGGCTCGCGTAGCCGAGGCCGATGAGGGCGGCGGAGAGCTGCTCGGTCCAGGGGGCGGGGCCGGTGGCGACGGCGCGCTGCTGGCCGACCAGGCCGCTGCTGCCGAGCGGGGCGCCGAGCTTGTCCTTCAGTTCGAGGAGGAGTTTCTGGGCGCCCTTCTTGCCGATGCCGGGCACGGCGGTGAGCGCCTTCTCGTCGCCGGTGGAGACCGCGAGGCGCAGCGCGTCGGGGCTGTGCACGCCGAGCATGGCCTGGGCGAGGCGGGGGCCGACGCCGCTGGCGGTCTGCAGCAGCTCGAAGACCTGCCGCTCGTCGTCGTCCGCGAAGCCGTACAGGGTGAGCGAGTCCTCGCGGACGACCAGGGAGGTGGCCAGGCGCGCGGGCTCGCCGATCCGGAGGCCCGCGATGGTGTTCGGGGTGCACTGGACGGCCATGCCGACGCCGCCGACCTCGACGACGGCGGTCGTGGGGGCGAGGGCGGCGACCGGGCCGCTGACGAAGGCGATCATGACGTGCGGCCTTTCGAGGCGTGCAGGGCGACGGCCTGCTGGAGGCGGTTCTGGGCGGGGGCGCGCCAGATGTGGCAGATGGCGAGGGCGAGGGCGTCGGCCGCGTCGGCCGGCTTGGGCGGCGCGGAGAGCCGGAGCAGCCGGGTGACCATGGCGCCGACCTGCGCCTTGTCGGCGCGGCCGCTGCCGGTGACGGCGGCCTTGACCTCGCTGGGGGTGTGCAGGGCGACGGGCAGTCCGCGGCGGGCGGCGCACAGCATGGCGACGGCGCTGGCCTGCGCGGTGCCCATCACCGTACGCACGTTGTGCTGGCTGAACACCCGCTCCACGGCGACGAGTTCGGGCTCGAAGCGGTCGATCCACTCCTCGATGCCGCGCTCGATGCCGACCAGGCGGACGCCGATGTCGGCGTCGGCCGGGGTGCGGACGACACCGACGCCGAGCATGGTGAGCGGCCGGCCGGCGACGCCCTCGACGACGCCGACGCCGCACCGGGTGAGTCCCGGGTCCACCCCGAGTACGCGCACGCCCGCCCCCTCCCTGATCTCCCTGATCGCAAGTCTGTTTGTGCAGGCTATCCGCTGCCACTGACAACGCGGCACAAAGCAGCGGGCCGACGGGGTGTGTCCCCGTCGGCCCGCTGCTGAAGCCGCCCTGGATCAGGCGTCGATCAGGCGTCGACCTTCGCCATGACCTCGTCGCTGACGTCGAAGTTGGCGTAGACGTTCTGCACGTCGTCGCTGTCCTCGAGCGCGTCGATCAGCTTGAACATCTTGCGCGCGCCCTCCTCGTCGAGGTCGACCTGGAGGGTCGGGACGAAGCTGGACTCGGCCGAGTCGTAGTCGACTCCGGCCTCCTGGAGCGCGGTGCGGACCGCGACCAGGTCGGTGGACTCGCTGATGATCTCGAAGTTCTCGCCGAGGTCGTTGACCTCCTCGGCGCCCGCTTCGAGCACGACCTCCAGGACGTCGTCCTCGGACCGCTCGCCCTTGGGGACGATGACGACGCCCTTGCGGTTGAACAGGTACGAAACGGAGCCCGGGTCGGCCATCGAGCCGCCGTTGCGGGTCATGGCGACGCGCACGTCGGAGGCGGCACGGTTGCGGTTGTCGGTGAGGCACTCGATGAGCACGGCGACACCGTTCGGGCCGTAACCCTCGTACATGATCGTCGCGTAGTCGACCCCGCCGGCCTCGAGGCCGCCGCCGCGCTTGATCGCGGAGTCGATGTTCTTGTTCGGAACCGACTGCTTCTTCGCCTTCTGCACGGCGTCGAACAGCGTCGGGTTACCGTCCAGGTCGGCGCCGCCGGTGCGGGCCGCGACCTCGATGTTCTTGATCAGCTTCGCGAAGAGCTTGCCGCGCTTGGCGTCGATCACGGCCTTCTTGTGCTTCGTCGTAGCCCATTTAGAGTGGCCGGACATCTGCCTGTCTCCTTCGCGTAACCAATTTCTGAACGAACCCCAGAGATCCTACAAGGATCGGGTCACCGCTCGGTGCGCACCATGTCCACAAAGAGTTGGTGGATCCGGTGATCGCCGGTGAGCTCGGGGTGGAACGAGGTCGCGAGGGCCTTGCCCTGCCGTACGGCGACGATGTGGCCCTCGTGCTCGGCGAGCACCTCGACCTCGGCGCCGACCGACTCCACCCAGGGGGCACGGATGAAGACGCCCTCGACGGGGGTGTCTATTCCGGCGACGGTGACCCCGGCCTCGAAGGACTCGTTCTGCCGTCCGAAGGCGTTGCGGCGCACGATCATGTCGATGCCGCCGAAGGTCTCCTGGCCCGAGCGCGGGTCGAGGATCTTGTCGGCGAGCATGATCAGACCGGCGCAGGTGCCGTAGACGGGCAGGCCGCCGGCGATCCGCTCGCGCAGCGGCTCCATGAGGCCGAAGAGCACGGCCAGCTTGGAGATGGTGGTGGACTCGCCGCCGGGTATGACGAGGCCGTCGACCTCGGCGAGCTCCTCGGGACGCCGGACCGGCCTGGCCACGGCGTCAGCCGCGGCCAGGGCGATCAGGTGCTCCCGTACGTCGCCCTGGAGAGCCAGGACACCGATCACGGGGGTGCTGCTCATCGGTGCTTACCAGCCCCGGTTCGCGTAGCGCTCGGCCTCGGGGAGGGTGTCGCAGTTGATGCCGACCATGGCCTCGCCCAGGTTGCGGGAGGCGTCCGCGATGACCTTCGGGTCGTCGTAGAAGGTGGTGGCCTTCACGATGGCGGCGGCGCGCTTGGCCGGGTCGCCCGACTTGAAGATGCCGGAGCCGACGAAGACGCCCTCGGCGCCGAGCTGGCGCATCAGCGCGGCGTCGGCCGGGGTGGCCACACCACCGGCGGAGAACAGCACGACGGGCAGCTTGCCGAGCTCGGCGACCTCCTTGACGAGCTCGTACGGGGCGCGCAGCTCCTTGGCGGCGGCGAAGAGCTCGTTGTGGTCGAGGGCGCGCAGGTGGCCGATCTCGTTCTTGATCTGGCGCAGGTGGCGGACGGCCTCGACGACGTTGCCGGTGCCGGCCTCGCCCTTGGAGCGGATCATGGCCGCGCCCTCGGCGATGCGGCGCAGGGCCTCGCCCAGGTTGGTGGCGCCACAGACGAAGGGGGTGGTGAAGGCCCACTTGTCGGAGTGGTTGACCTCGTCGGCCGGGGTGAGGACCTCGGACTCGTCGATGTAGTCGACGCCGAGGGACTGCAGGACCTGGGCCTCGACGAAGTGGCCGATGCGGGACTTGGCCATGACCGGGATGGAGACCGCGCCGATGATCTCCTCGATCATGTTCGGGTCGGACATCCGGGCCACGCCGCCGTCCTTGCGGATGTCCGCGGGGACCCGCTCCAGGGCCATGACGGCGACGGCGCCGGCGTCCTCGGCGATCTTCGCCTGCTCGGCGTTGACCACGTCCATGATCACGCCGCCCTTGAGCTGCTCGGCCATGCCGCGCTTGACGCGGGCGGTGCCGGTCTCGGGGGACTGGGCGGTGGTGGAAGGCGTGCTGGACACGGGTACCTCACATGTGACAACGGGGTTGACGACAAGAGTGAGGAAACAGGCCGCGAGCGGTCCACAGCAAGGGCCAATGTGTACCCGGTGGATCGTTTTCACCGGTTACGAAGGTGATCAGCGCTCAGGCCGGACGATCCGCAAGCGCAACGGGCGGTTCGTCGTCCATTTCGAAGGCCATGGGGAAGGGGGCGTGGCCCGCGAGGCGGAACCAGCGCACCTTGCGGTGCCGCCGCAGCGCCCGGGCCGCGCGGACGGCGTCGTTGTGGAAGCGGCGGGCCATCGGCACCCGGCGCACGGCTGCCGCGAGCTCCCCCGCGGCCTCCTCGCCGCCCGGCGCCGCGCGTACGACCTCGACCTGCTCGGGCTCCCCGAACACGGCGCGCAGCGCCTGGCTGAGCTCGCTCTCGGCGACCTCCCGCTGGTCCTCCTCGGCCTGCCGGGCCGCGTGCGCCGCCTCGTACAGCACGATCGAGGCCGCCGGGTCCAGGACGCCGGAGGTGGCGAGCTCCTGCGCGACCGACGCCCGCCGCAGCAACTGCGCGTCCAGCGCGGCGCGGGCCGCGTCGATCCGCGTGTGCAGCCGGTCGAGCCGCCCGGCCGTCCAGCTGAGGTAGACGCCGATGAGAATCAGCGCGGCCACGGTCCAGATCAGGGTTTCGGTCACGGGCGCACAGGCTACCGGGACCCCGGCAGCCTCCCCTCCCACACCTCCTGATCATGCCCGAACAGCCCGCGCACGAGCCGCCCGCCCGCGCGCTCCCCGACCCGGCCGAGCCGGCCCCATGGGCACCGCCGGCCGGATGATGCGGGGCTCACAGCCCCAGCCGCGCCCGCAACCCCCCGCCCGTTCGCTCGTCCGTCGCCACCGAGGCCGCGCCGTCCGTCACCGTCTCGTAGACGGCGAGGATGTCCGCGCCGACCGTGGACCAGTCGAAGCGGCGGACGTGGGCCGAGCCGCGTTCGCGGAGCTGTTCGCGGCGGGGGGCGTCGCCGAGGAGGGCGATGGCGCGGGCGGCGAGGTCGTCGGCGTCCTCGTTGGCGAAGAGGTCGCCGGCCGCGCCCTGGTCGAGGACCTGGGCGAAGGCGTCGAGGTCGGAGGCGAGGACCGGGGCGCCCGCCGAGAGGGCCTCGACGAGGATGATGCCGAAGCTCTCGCCGCCGGTGTTGGGGGCGACGTACACGTCGACGCTGCGCAGCAGCCGCGCCTTGTCCTCGTCGCTGACCATGCCGAGGAACTCGACCCGGGAGCGCATCTCCTTCGGCAGGGAGGCGACGGCCTCCTCCTCGTCGCCGCGGCCGGCGACGAGCAGCCGGGTGTCGGGCCGCTCGGCCAGGATCTTCGGGAGCGCGCGCATGAGGACCGGCAGGCCCTTGCGCGGCTCGTCGATCCGCCCGATGAAGCCGAGCGTGCCCCCGCTCCACTCCTTCTTCGGCTCGGCCCGCGCGAAGAAGTCCACGTCGACGCCGTTGGGGATGACCACCGCGTCGCCGCCGAGGTGCTCGACCAGAGTGCGGCGCGCGTACTCGCTCACCGCGATCCGCGCGCTGATCTTCTCCAGGGCGGGCTGGAGGATCGGGTACGCGGCGATCATCGCCCGCGAGCGCGGGTTGGAGGTGTGGAAGGTGGCCACGATCGGGCCCTGCGCCGCCCAGCAGGTGAGCAGGCCCAGCGAGGGCGAGGCCGGCTCGTGGATGTGGACCACGTCGAAGGTGCCCTCGTGCAGCCAGCGCCGCACCCGGGCCGCCGAGAGGAAGCCGAAGTTCAGCCGGGCGACGGAGCCGTTGTACGGCACGGGGACCGCGCGGCCCGCCGACACCACGTACGGCGGCAGCGGGGTCTCGTCGTCGGCCGGCGCGAGGACGGAGACCTCGTGGCCGAGCCGGATCAGATGCTCCGCGAGGTCGCGGATGTGGAACTGGACGCCGCCCGGCACGTCCCAGGAGTACGGGCAGACGATCCCGATCTTCACGCGGTCCGCTCCCCCTCCGGACGCTGCCCATCCGGGCACGGCCCATCCGGGCGCGGCCCCTGTGAACGCCCGTCCTGGCCCTCCGGACGCCGCTCCAGGTCCGCGAGCCACAACCGCTGCAGCATGTGCCAGTCCTCCGGGTGCTCGGCGATGCCCTCGGCGAAGACGTCCGCGAGGGCCTGCGTCATGGAGGACGTCTTCTCGGCCCGCGTACCTGACCCGGGTACCTCGATCGGGGCGTGCACCTGGCCCTTCATGACGTCCGTCTCGTCGTACCAGAGCGTCACGGGCAGCAGCAGCGCGCCGGTCTGCTGGGCGAGGATCGCGGGCCCGGCGGGCATCCGCGTCTTCTCGCCGAAGAAGGAGACCTCGACGCCCGAGGACGACAGGTCGCGGTCGGCG from Streptomyces fradiae includes:
- the pdxT gene encoding pyridoxal 5'-phosphate synthase glutaminase subunit PdxT, which translates into the protein MSSTPVIGVLALQGDVREHLIALAAADAVARPVRRPEELAEVDGLVIPGGESTTISKLAVLFGLMEPLRERIAGGLPVYGTCAGLIMLADKILDPRSGQETFGGIDMIVRRNAFGRQNESFEAGVTVAGIDTPVEGVFIRAPWVESVGAEVEVLAEHEGHIVAVRQGKALATSFHPELTGDHRIHQLFVDMVRTER
- the ruvC gene encoding crossover junction endodeoxyribonuclease RuvC — translated: MRVLGVDPGLTRCGVGVVEGVAGRPLTMLGVGVVRTPADADIGVRLVGIERGIEEWIDRFEPELVAVERVFSQHNVRTVMGTAQASAVAMLCAARRGLPVALHTPSEVKAAVTGSGRADKAQVGAMVTRLLRLSAPPKPADAADALALAICHIWRAPAQNRLQQAVALHASKGRTS
- the secF gene encoding protein translocase subunit SecF yields the protein MSKLGDLGARLHRGEVGYDFIGNRRIWYGISILITITAIVALAVRGLNMGIEFQGGAVFTTPKSDVSVSQAQEYAEEASGHPAVVQKLGSGSLRIQVGGLDTAKSDQVRAELAKDLNVPEPKIAAELVGPSWGEQIANKAWTGLGIFMILVVIYLAIAFEWRMAVAALVALIHDLTITVGIYSLVGFEVTVGTVIGLLTILGYSLYDTVVVFDSLKEQTKDITKQTRWTYSDIANRSINGTLVRSINTTVVALLPVAGLLFIGGGVLGAGMLNDISLSLFVGLAAGAYSSIFIATPLVADLKEREPAMKALKKRVLAKRAAAAAKGEALDADPADVTDAEPAVVGQHGRRGRSTGRRG
- the ruvB gene encoding Holliday junction branch migration DNA helicase RuvB, with the protein product MNWDDETDTAAERIVGAAAEGDDQAVEAALRPKDLGEFIGQEKVRQQLDLVLRAARQRGATADHVLLSGAPGLGKTTLSMIIAAEMNAPIRITSGPAIQHAGDLAAILSSLQEGEILFLDEIHRMSRPAEEMLYMAMEDFRVDVIVGKGPGATAIPLDLPPFTLVGATTRAGLLPPPLRDRFGFTAHMEFYEPHELERVVTRSAGLLDVAVDPAGAAEIAGRSRGTPRIANRLLRRVRDYAQVKADGMITREIAAAALGVYEVDSRGLDRLDRAVLEALLKLFGGGPVGLSTLAVAVGEERETVEEVAEPFLVREGLLARTPRGRVATPAAWSHLGLVPPQAAGPGGAGSGGGKGQAGLFGM
- a CDS encoding YebC/PmpR family DNA-binding transcriptional regulator, with the protein product MSGHSKWATTKHKKAVIDAKRGKLFAKLIKNIEVAARTGGADLDGNPTLFDAVQKAKKQSVPNKNIDSAIKRGGGLEAGGVDYATIMYEGYGPNGVAVLIECLTDNRNRAASDVRVAMTRNGGSMADPGSVSYLFNRKGVVIVPKGERSEDDVLEVVLEAGAEEVNDLGENFEIISESTDLVAVRTALQEAGVDYDSAESSFVPTLQVDLDEEGARKMFKLIDALEDSDDVQNVYANFDVSDEVMAKVDA
- a CDS encoding adenine phosphoribosyltransferase translates to MTAEAQRTTELLLSRIRDVPDYPKPGVLFKDITPLLADPEAFTALTDVLAGLCAAHGATKIVGLEARGFILAAPVAVRAGLGFIPVRKAGKLPGATLRQAYELEYGTAEIEVHAEDLAAGDRVMVIDDVLATGGTAEASIELIRRAGAEVAGVAVLMELGFLPGRARLEPALGGAPLTALITV
- the yajC gene encoding preprotein translocase subunit YajC gives rise to the protein MNIVTLLPFIVLIGAMFLMTRSAKKKQAQAAQMRNEMQPGTGVRTIGGMYATVKEIGDETVLLEVAPGVHAVYAKNAIGAVLEDSEYNRIVHGDDDSETDAVVPDDASSLTGDADDAKGQEGAAKADLTKKDAAPADAEVEKDGKADGETEAK
- the ruvA gene encoding Holliday junction branch migration protein RuvA; this encodes MIAFVSGPVAALAPTTAVVEVGGVGMAVQCTPNTIAGLRIGEPARLATSLVVREDSLTLYGFADDDERQVFELLQTASGVGPRLAQAMLGVHSPDALRLAVSTGDEKALTAVPGIGKKGAQKLLLELKDKLGAPLGSSGLVGQQRAVATGPAPWTEQLSAALIGLGYASREAEEAVAAVTPQAEAAIASGGSAPVPQLLRAALQSLNRAR
- the secD gene encoding protein translocase subunit SecD, translated to MAAPKKGRRPAGGQSRPGRALALIVIAMVALTGGMFWSGHTTPRLGIDLAGGTSITLKAKAEPGQESAVNETNMNTAVGIIERRVNGLGVSEAEVQTQGRENIIVNIPRGSNEKQAREQVGTTAQLYFRPVLAVAAAEQPAPNPSATPSGSATPSAKPSGATADQGKDKKSATPSASASTQGRAVSEALKAPSPTPTASASGAPKATTPPAPTPTADAATAALQQKFAALNCLDPKQRSAAGVGVKPTDTTVACGKNSIGQWEKYLLGPAEVDGKDVDDAAGVFDQQRGMWIVTMDFTDSGSKKFQKITSKLSAQTEPLNQFAIVLDGEVVSAPSVRQTLSASAEISGSFNQQSAQDLGNILSYGALPLSFETQSVDTVTAALGGEQLQAGLIAGAIGLALVIIYLVAYYRGLSLIAIASLGVSALLTYVIMSLLGPAIGFALNLPAVCGAIVAIGITADSFIVYFERIRDEIREGRTLRPAVERAWPRARRTILVSDFVSFLAAAVLFIVTVGKVQGFAFTLGLTTLLDIVVVFLFTKPVMTLVARTKFFGNGHKLSGLDPKSLGAKPPLRRTRRTSAPAGPVDPKEA